A stretch of Longimicrobium sp. DNA encodes these proteins:
- a CDS encoding GNAT family N-acetyltransferase: protein MGDSKFRELVLNLDGFDPARAAAAARELEARGIVFATLAEEQERRPAEWLRELTDLENATRAHIDAPRTPAEMIERLAFLKVAPEALFLARSGERYLGYTCLNVRGSDGETLVQGWTGVRPEERGRGLATALKLHAAAYARTRGYRRILTAPRWTNTASLRANEKVGFRPAGEEDGPPA, encoded by the coding sequence GTGGGCGACTCGAAGTTCCGCGAGCTGGTGCTCAACCTGGACGGGTTCGACCCCGCACGGGCTGCGGCCGCCGCGCGAGAGCTGGAGGCCCGTGGGATCGTGTTCGCCACGCTCGCGGAGGAGCAGGAACGGCGGCCCGCGGAGTGGCTTCGCGAGCTCACCGACCTCGAGAACGCCACACGCGCCCATATCGATGCGCCGCGCACGCCGGCCGAGATGATCGAACGGCTCGCCTTCCTCAAGGTGGCGCCCGAGGCGCTCTTCCTCGCGCGATCGGGCGAGCGGTACCTCGGCTACACCTGCCTCAACGTGCGCGGGTCGGACGGCGAGACGCTGGTCCAGGGCTGGACCGGAGTACGTCCGGAAGAGCGGGGGAGGGGGCTCGCCACGGCCCTGAAGCTGCATGCGGCGGCCTACGCCAGGACACGCGGCTATCGGCGCATCCTGACGGCGCCGCGGTGGACCAACACCGCGAGCCTGCGCGCAAACGAGAAGGTGGGCTTCCGCCCGGCCGGCGAGGAGGATGGGCCACCAGCCTGA
- a CDS encoding DUF4272 domain-containing protein produces MTAEPINLFARIADHAGVARRLRELAPDVKIDGPDDRWRSARVSFGKWWRKRTLTLLYDPDYHAEPNWSAQMGGMRGYLSRFPDSGRKRQAVMLPTTFRYSLATQFDPDPDPGGDPRLDVLFAVAELVDGVLFTPSALRDARGRVLFSPEGAGAEDPAAVWPRVIAEVSVSDPSGAAAPDDEDEDAEPPTAERVARRALALAAVTARAILEREARERGAAGKHQDLLGWVRETGVEDELEEYEREHLRQPPGRLDPRSQMNASWRLEGLAVLAWALGRFELPPHDELVDPDPLWKSLGLLDAGAARALLASPALRPREEIEALRSRLFALHWRLRDFYVKPGAMDFGEFARTCWFGPLDLTGIPLVEGDLGLGGRRIDRAPPDVFSTAHSAAQERHQAANWLWEGPALYSEASVAT; encoded by the coding sequence ATGACGGCGGAGCCGATCAACCTGTTCGCCCGCATCGCGGACCACGCCGGTGTCGCCCGGCGGCTGCGCGAGCTCGCCCCGGACGTCAAGATCGACGGGCCGGACGACCGCTGGCGGAGCGCCAGGGTCAGCTTCGGGAAGTGGTGGAGGAAGCGGACGCTCACGCTCCTCTACGATCCGGACTACCACGCGGAGCCGAACTGGTCCGCCCAGATGGGTGGGATGCGGGGGTACCTCTCCCGCTTCCCGGACAGCGGCCGCAAGCGCCAGGCGGTGATGCTCCCCACCACCTTCCGCTATTCGCTCGCCACGCAGTTCGACCCGGACCCCGACCCCGGCGGCGACCCGCGGCTCGACGTGCTGTTCGCGGTGGCCGAGCTCGTGGACGGCGTCCTGTTCACCCCGTCGGCGCTGCGCGACGCGCGCGGGCGCGTCCTGTTCTCGCCCGAGGGCGCGGGCGCGGAAGACCCCGCGGCCGTCTGGCCCCGCGTGATAGCCGAGGTGTCCGTGTCGGACCCGTCCGGGGCGGCCGCGCCGGACGACGAGGACGAAGATGCCGAGCCCCCCACCGCCGAGCGGGTGGCCCGGCGGGCGCTCGCCCTGGCGGCCGTCACCGCCCGGGCCATCCTCGAGCGGGAGGCCAGGGAGCGCGGTGCCGCCGGGAAGCACCAGGACCTGCTCGGCTGGGTGCGCGAGACCGGCGTCGAGGACGAGCTGGAGGAGTACGAGAGGGAGCACCTGCGGCAGCCGCCCGGCCGCCTGGACCCGCGCTCGCAGATGAACGCGTCATGGCGGCTGGAGGGGCTGGCCGTGCTGGCCTGGGCGCTCGGCCGGTTCGAGCTCCCGCCCCACGACGAACTGGTGGACCCCGACCCGCTCTGGAAGAGCCTGGGGCTGCTCGACGCCGGCGCCGCCCGGGCGCTGCTGGCGAGCCCGGCTCTGCGGCCGCGGGAAGAGATCGAAGCGCTCCGCAGCCGGCTGTTCGCGCTGCACTGGCGGCTGCGGGACTTCTACGTCAAGCCGGGCGCGATGGACTTCGGCGAGTTCGCGCGGACCTGCTGGTTCGGCCCGCTGGACCTCACCGGAATCCCCCTGGTCGAAGGCGACCTCGGGCTCGGCGGCAGGCGGATCGACCGGGCGCCGCCGGACGTGTTCTCGACCGCGCACAGCGCCGCCCAGGAGCGCCACCAGGCGGCGAACTGGCTGTGGGAGGGTCCCGCGCTGTATTCCGAGGCGAGCGTGGCGACGTAA
- a CDS encoding lanthionine synthetase LanC family protein: MTLHELPPPPEAVAATGRLAFIDAAAGVGARLCRDALWDGARCNWLGDASEVVGSAWTVVHKAMGAELYDGTAGIALFLARLHAATGERPFRTAAEGALRHVLSRRGQLGAAGRLAFHSGATGVAWVLAEAGELLGSGEYASAARELADEVAGLEPRPHEVDVISGAAGAIPALLDLAARFGVEAWMGAAARLGDFLLSIARPGEAGTSWRTLEMDTRRDLTGYSHGASGVALALLELWRRTGEARFRAAAEEGFRYERSWFDPRQGNWPDFRTFESMGMPTPPEPGYALAWCHGAPGIGMARIRAWQLTGDDVYRREADAALRTTAYALQAAAQAGSAGFSLCHGDAGNAELLILAEQAFGGGGAMQLAEQVGRMGIARYLLPRAPWPCGVPDGGETPNLMLGLAGIGHFYLRLFDPAKVPSILLLAPRGAEAVVRTP; the protein is encoded by the coding sequence ATGACCCTGCACGAGCTCCCGCCGCCGCCTGAGGCCGTGGCCGCCACCGGCCGGCTCGCCTTCATCGACGCGGCCGCCGGCGTCGGGGCGCGCCTCTGCCGCGACGCCCTCTGGGACGGCGCGCGCTGCAACTGGCTGGGCGACGCGTCCGAGGTGGTGGGCAGCGCCTGGACCGTGGTCCACAAGGCGATGGGCGCGGAGCTGTACGACGGCACCGCCGGCATCGCGCTGTTCCTGGCGCGGCTCCACGCGGCGACCGGCGAGCGCCCCTTCCGCACCGCGGCCGAGGGGGCGCTCCGGCACGTCCTCTCCCGCCGCGGGCAGCTGGGAGCCGCCGGCCGGCTCGCCTTCCACTCGGGGGCGACGGGGGTGGCGTGGGTGCTGGCCGAGGCGGGCGAGCTGCTGGGGAGCGGGGAGTACGCGTCCGCGGCGCGCGAGCTGGCGGACGAGGTGGCGGGGCTGGAGCCGCGCCCGCACGAGGTGGACGTGATCTCGGGGGCGGCGGGGGCGATCCCCGCGCTGCTGGACCTGGCGGCGCGCTTCGGCGTGGAGGCGTGGATGGGGGCGGCCGCGCGGCTGGGCGACTTCCTCCTCTCCATCGCGCGGCCGGGGGAGGCGGGGACGAGCTGGCGGACGCTGGAGATGGACACCCGGCGCGACCTCACCGGCTACAGCCACGGAGCGTCCGGGGTGGCGCTGGCGCTGCTGGAGCTCTGGCGCCGCACGGGCGAGGCGCGCTTCCGCGCGGCGGCCGAGGAGGGGTTCCGCTACGAGCGCAGCTGGTTCGACCCGCGGCAGGGGAACTGGCCGGACTTCCGCACCTTCGAGAGCATGGGGATGCCCACGCCGCCCGAGCCCGGCTACGCGCTGGCCTGGTGCCACGGCGCGCCGGGGATCGGGATGGCGCGCATCCGGGCCTGGCAGCTCACCGGCGACGACGTCTACCGCCGCGAGGCCGACGCGGCGCTGCGGACCACGGCCTACGCGCTGCAGGCCGCGGCGCAGGCGGGGAGCGCCGGCTTCTCGCTCTGCCACGGTGACGCGGGGAACGCCGAGCTGCTGATCCTGGCCGAGCAGGCGTTCGGCGGCGGCGGGGCGATGCAGCTCGCCGAGCAGGTGGGGCGGATGGGGATCGCCCGCTACCTGCTGCCGCGCGCCCCCTGGCCCTGCGGCGTCCCCGACGGCGGCGAGACGCCGAACCTGATGCTGGGCCTGGCCGGCATCGGCCACTTCTACCTGCGCCTGTTCGATCCCGCGAAGGTGCCGTCCATCCTGCTGCTGGCGCCGCGAGGGGCGGAGGCGGTAGTAAGGACGCCCTGA
- a CDS encoding ankyrin repeat domain-containing protein: MSETGQFFQAVESGDAERVRTLLAAHPELARARDDEGATALHYAAFNGHRPVVDLLLAAGAELNARDARFGATPSGWAIEYLRELGGLLAIEIEDVLYAIQTRDARWARRLVARHPALAAAADRHGKPLAAHARESGDPEIAGLFASLAPEA, encoded by the coding sequence ATGAGCGAGACCGGGCAGTTCTTCCAGGCCGTGGAGTCCGGCGACGCCGAGCGGGTGCGCACCCTCCTCGCGGCGCACCCGGAGCTCGCCCGCGCCCGCGACGACGAGGGGGCGACGGCGCTGCACTACGCGGCGTTCAACGGGCACCGGCCCGTCGTCGACCTCCTCCTCGCCGCCGGGGCCGAGCTGAACGCGCGCGACGCCCGCTTCGGCGCCACCCCGTCCGGCTGGGCGATCGAGTACCTGCGCGAGCTGGGCGGGCTGCTGGCGATCGAGATCGAGGACGTGCTCTACGCCATCCAGACCCGCGACGCCAGGTGGGCGCGCCGCCTGGTCGCCCGGCACCCGGCGCTCGCCGCCGCGGCGGACAGGCACGGGAAGCCCCTCGCCGCGCACGCCCGCGAATCCGGCGATCCCGAGATCGCCGGCCTGTTCGCGTCCCTGGCTCCGGAGGCCTGA
- a CDS encoding T3SS effector HopA1 family protein, which translates to MSAPLLDELRRIVAAVDALGPTGFRFGGRSFQAPPQPPGAPPRAAGAPPPVVELLQNTFYQYCYVRRFAGAALDPPYAPRPDDDLVPLLSRANPTRERWEQGWEIAQILASGQVIARLHGRTRFLWPGEFLSRDGPGMQPRPGMRVSVHAPRESATMQPGFYFAFGESPFDQGDELDLVRLYWHVDDAGAPALLRHLAGALNRYGVPFRFKTLSLRSAYVRADPAVLYVSHRYFRITAELALEGVIPRVAAHLSPETPLFTRALAPGLALAEDPDTGESFGMARCRVLAEGVWQAHTAGLRTPEERMRAVAAHFAAAGVDLERPWLNPGSIDRYDPARAPAAA; encoded by the coding sequence ATGAGCGCTCCCCTCCTCGACGAGCTGCGCCGCATCGTGGCGGCGGTCGACGCGCTCGGGCCCACGGGGTTCCGCTTCGGCGGGCGCTCGTTCCAGGCGCCGCCGCAGCCGCCCGGGGCTCCCCCGCGCGCGGCGGGCGCCCCGCCGCCGGTGGTGGAGCTGCTGCAGAACACTTTCTACCAGTACTGCTACGTCCGCCGCTTCGCCGGGGCGGCGCTGGACCCGCCGTACGCCCCGCGCCCGGACGACGACCTGGTGCCGCTGCTCTCCCGCGCCAACCCCACCCGCGAGCGCTGGGAGCAGGGGTGGGAGATCGCGCAGATCCTGGCCTCGGGGCAGGTGATCGCCAGGCTCCACGGCCGCACGCGCTTCCTGTGGCCGGGCGAGTTCCTGAGCCGCGACGGGCCCGGGATGCAGCCGCGCCCGGGGATGCGGGTGAGCGTCCACGCGCCGCGCGAGTCGGCCACCATGCAGCCGGGCTTCTACTTCGCCTTCGGGGAGTCGCCGTTCGACCAGGGCGACGAGCTGGACCTGGTGCGGCTGTACTGGCACGTGGACGACGCCGGCGCCCCGGCGCTCTTGCGCCACTTGGCCGGCGCGCTCAACCGCTACGGCGTCCCCTTCCGCTTCAAGACGCTGTCGCTCCGCTCGGCGTACGTGCGCGCGGACCCGGCGGTGCTCTACGTGAGCCACCGCTACTTCCGCATCACCGCCGAGCTGGCCCTGGAGGGGGTGATCCCGCGCGTGGCCGCGCACCTCTCCCCCGAGACGCCGCTCTTCACCCGCGCGCTGGCGCCGGGGCTGGCGCTGGCCGAGGACCCCGACACGGGCGAGAGCTTCGGGATGGCGCGCTGCCGGGTGCTGGCCGAGGGGGTGTGGCAGGCGCACACCGCAGGGCTGCGCACGCCCGAGGAGCGGATGCGGGCCGTGGCCGCGCACTTCGCGGCCGCCGGGGTGGACCTGGAGCGCCCGTGGCTCAACCCGGGCTCGATCGACCGCTATGACCCTGCACGAGCTCCCGCCGCCGCCTGA